Proteins encoded together in one Thermomonospora curvata DSM 43183 window:
- a CDS encoding ParB/RepB/Spo0J family partition protein, translating to MAEVTAAPDAAGPDRQVPAGTGSGEGNDREPEYTERPMIPVELLTAHPGNVREDKQADEAFCRSVATAGIIVPLEITVDPDGGYRVVDGNIRLDAARKVGLDAVPYFFSADTADDEALQYLHMLISSRFRRDLSVQEEAAALFAASKVMTKTEIRKATGLSAAEVKAGIRAGSLSARAKELAAGMDYEWTLEELALLKPFEDDPEAMEVIARNRYSPLKYTVQRLLDEREAKAHRAKVVAELEEAGVTVVVDRPAGAVELHQLMDGEEAMTAEGHAGCPGAIAWVPPWGDAVPRFYCTDPARHGHMVAGTDTAGPSGPAAAVPDALPGPASGTERKIVIEGNKAWEAAGKVRQAWLEEFLARKTAPKNVAGTIARFVTEQLVTMPEPLRRALGGVRHSGMFAAFGGPTADTVAKSTLPGLWMIALAPIAAAYEREITGDGERRHTWREDKYSPCSREDAGAWLRFVAEIGAKHGYEPSPIERAVADGVPYRGDDPADVLIGGNDTEQPVDRAAQECDEHLTEAGKQGLQHAVPAAGAPAVPSSAHEAVPPRQEAEPEPQAADETAGEIAEVEDGESPDKGAQAKGRIEAA from the coding sequence ATGGCCGAAGTCACCGCCGCGCCCGATGCCGCCGGCCCAGACCGGCAGGTTCCCGCCGGTACCGGTTCTGGCGAGGGGAACGACCGGGAGCCGGAGTACACCGAGCGTCCGATGATCCCGGTGGAGTTGTTGACGGCCCACCCGGGCAACGTCCGCGAGGACAAGCAGGCCGATGAGGCGTTCTGCCGGTCGGTCGCCACGGCCGGGATCATCGTCCCGCTGGAGATCACCGTGGATCCCGATGGCGGGTACCGGGTGGTGGACGGCAACATCCGCCTGGACGCCGCGCGGAAGGTCGGGCTGGACGCGGTGCCGTATTTCTTCTCCGCCGACACCGCCGACGATGAGGCGCTGCAGTACCTGCACATGCTGATCTCCTCCCGCTTCCGCAGGGACCTGTCGGTGCAGGAGGAGGCCGCGGCGCTGTTCGCGGCGTCCAAGGTGATGACCAAGACCGAGATTCGCAAGGCCACCGGGCTGTCGGCCGCCGAGGTCAAGGCCGGAATCCGGGCGGGGAGCCTGAGCGCCCGCGCCAAGGAACTGGCCGCCGGGATGGATTACGAGTGGACGCTGGAGGAGCTGGCGCTGCTCAAGCCGTTCGAGGACGATCCCGAGGCGATGGAGGTGATCGCCCGCAACCGTTACAGCCCGCTGAAGTACACCGTGCAGCGGCTGCTGGACGAGCGGGAGGCCAAGGCCCACCGTGCCAAGGTGGTCGCCGAGCTGGAGGAGGCAGGGGTCACGGTCGTCGTCGATCGTCCCGCGGGTGCCGTGGAGCTGCACCAGTTGATGGACGGTGAGGAGGCGATGACCGCCGAGGGGCACGCCGGCTGTCCCGGTGCGATCGCGTGGGTTCCCCCATGGGGCGACGCCGTCCCGCGTTTTTACTGCACGGACCCGGCCAGGCACGGCCACATGGTCGCCGGAACCGATACCGCCGGCCCGTCCGGGCCTGCCGCCGCCGTCCCTGATGCGCTCCCCGGGCCTGCGTCCGGGACGGAACGCAAGATCGTCATCGAGGGGAACAAGGCGTGGGAGGCGGCCGGCAAGGTCCGCCAGGCGTGGCTGGAGGAGTTCCTGGCCCGGAAGACGGCGCCCAAGAACGTCGCGGGGACCATTGCCCGGTTCGTGACCGAGCAGCTCGTCACGATGCCCGAGCCGTTGCGCCGTGCGCTGGGCGGCGTCCGGCATTCGGGGATGTTCGCCGCCTTCGGCGGTCCCACGGCGGACACGGTGGCCAAGAGCACCCTGCCGGGTTTGTGGATGATCGCGCTGGCGCCGATCGCCGCGGCCTATGAGCGGGAGATCACCGGGGACGGGGAGCGTCGTCACACCTGGCGCGAGGACAAGTACAGCCCTTGTTCGCGTGAGGACGCCGGGGCGTGGCTGCGGTTCGTCGCCGAGATCGGGGCCAAGCACGGCTATGAGCCCAGCCCGATCGAAAGGGCCGTCGCCGATGGTGTCCCCTACCGGGGTGATGATCCGGCCGACGTTCTCATCGGCGGAAACGACACTGAACAGCCGGTGGACAGGGCCGCCCAGGAGTGCGACGAGCACCTAACCGAGGCCGGCAAGCAAGGGCTGCAGCACGCCGTTCCCGCTGCGGGCGCCCCTGCCGTCCCATCCTCGGCTCACGAGGCCGTACCGCCTCGGCAAGAGGCAGAGCCAGAGCCGCAGGCGGCTGACGAAACGGCCGGCGAGATCGCCGAGGTGGAAGACGGAGAGAGTCCCGATAAGGGAGCCCAGGCCAAGGGCCGCATCGAAGCCGCTTGA
- a CDS encoding CRISPR-associated helicase/endonuclease Cas3 gives MGGLGGEALRSVDARLWGKRDGLPGPYPVVCHLIDTAAIAGALWDVWTAGLGVLRADVLGERVAAHMRSLVCFWAGLHDIGKVSPSFQVLVGDLYQKLVTEASEYEQDEAISGLRHNEVTQWVLVEIFRALGYPAADSARRDVGHQIAQLLGGHHGRFCAAMRRPELRAPRSRPGVGRGVWEEQCRAHAAVLRELTGAREVLRERLPVPVAVVVLGIVIVADWLASQESFIVARMPGEGWEASPEELRAHWERAVADAPQVVRDAGLGRGLLEDRTFRELFGFDEPNPLQASVMKELPELVNGPGLVLCTAPPGDGKTEAALYAAGVLARACGANGLGFCLPTMATTDAMHKRVSRFARRALREDAALTKVHSMAWLSSDAAGDAAAGAAGGDAVITDAEASTEAAQWLHAGRRGLLAPLTTFTIDQGLTGVLPVKYNVLRLMAMAGKVVVIDEAHSYDAWMHALLLRWLEWLGALRAPVILLSATLTGAAARSLVEAYLRGAGHTVPQELRPCYPGWLFADAVTGTVHPPREVTSERERAVAFEMVPVRRGKDPSRPGHRLAVIKDLLAQVVNGDRGCVLVCCTTVPEAQDTYRYLADWFRRVAEEGGRPPELRLLHSRYRARDRAAITEACERDFGKEGGRPRTVLVATQIVEQSLDLDFDLLITDLAPMALLLQRSGRCQRHRDGRIDLHRERRPDWAGAAPRVIVLNPVDDQGEFAVPEEWGGVYDESLLHRTSRLLHARGAEPVQIPGDVQALVDAVYAEDFTSVVALDEANARRIVRADGERLGGEAAQRQTADLVMICSPRDGKLRDLRNLSEAQAKVSSAWLTTRLGADSERLVCVYEQSPGVWTLDETGRIPVPGMEGRSRVTRDQARLIAEYMIPVPGRYCGEEAELLEPPPSWDKNAVLRDWKLLPMRRASDGGWYGRLRPGQVTYQANVGLQMLYP, from the coding sequence ATGGGCGGCCTTGGTGGGGAGGCTCTGCGGTCCGTCGATGCGCGGTTGTGGGGGAAGCGAGATGGGCTGCCGGGGCCTTATCCGGTGGTCTGCCATCTCATCGATACAGCGGCGATTGCCGGGGCGCTCTGGGATGTGTGGACCGCTGGGCTGGGGGTCTTGCGTGCGGATGTGCTTGGTGAGCGCGTCGCTGCGCATATGAGGAGCCTTGTCTGTTTTTGGGCCGGTTTGCACGATATCGGTAAAGTGTCGCCGTCGTTTCAGGTGCTGGTCGGTGACCTTTATCAGAAACTGGTCACAGAGGCTTCGGAGTACGAACAAGACGAAGCGATATCCGGTTTGCGTCATAACGAGGTGACGCAATGGGTGCTGGTTGAGATCTTCCGGGCGCTGGGTTATCCGGCCGCTGACAGTGCACGCCGGGACGTCGGGCATCAGATCGCTCAGTTGCTCGGCGGGCATCATGGGCGGTTCTGTGCCGCGATGAGGCGTCCGGAGCTGCGGGCCCCCCGGTCTCGTCCCGGCGTAGGCAGGGGTGTGTGGGAGGAGCAGTGCCGGGCGCATGCGGCTGTGCTCCGAGAGCTGACCGGTGCCCGGGAGGTGTTGCGGGAGCGTCTTCCGGTGCCGGTGGCGGTCGTGGTGCTCGGCATCGTGATCGTGGCGGACTGGCTGGCCAGCCAGGAGTCGTTCATCGTCGCGCGGATGCCGGGGGAGGGGTGGGAGGCGTCCCCGGAGGAGCTGCGGGCTCACTGGGAGCGGGCGGTGGCCGATGCGCCGCAGGTGGTGCGGGACGCGGGGCTGGGGCGCGGCCTGCTGGAGGACCGGACCTTCCGGGAGCTGTTCGGCTTCGATGAGCCGAACCCGTTGCAGGCCTCGGTGATGAAGGAACTGCCCGAGCTGGTCAACGGTCCCGGCCTGGTGCTGTGCACGGCCCCGCCGGGCGACGGCAAGACGGAGGCGGCCCTGTATGCGGCGGGGGTGCTGGCCCGCGCCTGCGGTGCCAACGGGCTGGGGTTCTGCCTGCCGACGATGGCGACGACCGACGCGATGCACAAGCGGGTCTCGCGGTTCGCCCGGCGGGCGCTGCGGGAGGACGCGGCGCTGACCAAGGTCCACAGCATGGCCTGGCTGTCGTCGGACGCCGCCGGGGACGCGGCCGCCGGTGCGGCCGGCGGCGACGCGGTGATCACCGATGCGGAGGCCTCGACGGAGGCGGCGCAGTGGCTGCACGCCGGCCGGCGGGGACTGCTCGCTCCGCTGACCACCTTCACCATCGACCAGGGGCTGACCGGGGTGCTGCCGGTGAAGTACAACGTGCTGCGCCTGATGGCGATGGCGGGCAAGGTCGTGGTGATCGACGAGGCCCACTCCTACGACGCCTGGATGCACGCCTTGCTGCTGCGGTGGCTGGAGTGGCTGGGCGCGCTGCGGGCCCCCGTGATCCTGCTGTCGGCCACGCTCACCGGCGCCGCGGCGCGCTCCCTGGTCGAGGCCTACCTGCGCGGCGCCGGGCACACGGTCCCCCAGGAGCTGCGGCCCTGCTATCCGGGGTGGCTGTTCGCCGACGCCGTGACCGGTACCGTCCACCCTCCCCGGGAGGTGACCAGCGAACGGGAACGCGCCGTCGCCTTCGAGATGGTTCCGGTGCGGCGCGGTAAGGACCCGTCCCGGCCGGGGCATCGGCTCGCGGTCATCAAGGACCTGCTGGCCCAGGTGGTCAACGGTGACCGCGGATGCGTCCTGGTGTGCTGCACCACGGTCCCCGAGGCCCAGGACACCTACCGGTACCTGGCCGACTGGTTCCGCCGCGTGGCGGAAGAGGGCGGACGGCCCCCCGAGCTGCGGCTGCTGCACTCCCGCTACCGGGCGCGCGACCGGGCCGCGATCACCGAGGCCTGTGAACGGGACTTCGGCAAGGAGGGCGGGCGTCCCCGCACGGTCCTGGTCGCCACGCAGATCGTCGAGCAGTCGCTGGATTTGGACTTCGACCTGCTCATCACCGACCTGGCGCCCATGGCGCTGCTGCTGCAGCGCTCGGGCAGATGCCAGCGGCACCGCGACGGGCGCATCGACCTGCACCGGGAGCGCCGCCCGGACTGGGCCGGCGCCGCGCCCCGCGTGATCGTGCTGAATCCGGTGGACGACCAGGGGGAGTTCGCGGTGCCCGAGGAGTGGGGCGGGGTCTACGACGAATCCCTCCTGCACCGCACCAGCAGGCTGCTGCACGCACGCGGCGCCGAGCCGGTCCAGATCCCGGGCGATGTGCAGGCCCTGGTCGATGCGGTCTACGCCGAGGACTTCACCTCGGTGGTCGCGCTGGACGAGGCCAATGCGCGCCGGATCGTCCGAGCGGACGGTGAACGCCTCGGCGGTGAGGCCGCCCAGCGGCAGACCGCCGACCTGGTCATGATCTGCTCGCCCCGCGACGGGAAGCTCCGCGACCTCCGCAATCTCAGCGAGGCTCAGGCCAAGGTGAGTTCGGCGTGGCTGACCACCCGCCTGGGGGCCGACTCTGAGCGCCTGGTGTGCGTCTATGAACAGAGCCCCGGCGTGTGGACGTTGGACGAGACCGGCCGGATTCCCGTGCCGGGGATGGAGGGGCGGTCACGGGTGACCCGTGACCAGGCGCGTCTGATCGCCGAGTACATGATCCCGGTCCCTGGCCGGTACTGCGGCGAGGAGGCCGAGCTGCTGGAGCCGCCGCCTTCCTGGGATAAGAACGCCGTGCTGCGTGACTGGAAGCTGCTGCCGATGCGGCGCGCCTCCGACGGCGGCTGGTATGGGCGGCTGCGGCCAGGTCAGGTGACTTATCAGGCGAATGTGGGACTTCAGATGCTCTACCCGTGA
- the casA gene encoding type I-E CRISPR-associated protein Cse1/CasA yields MASDVSFDLALEPWAEVRWKEAGPDRPSRLGLRDLLVHAHEIEALAITPPPALSAMYRLLYALTARVTGLDENPDGDGDWLDRRAEIFGEPLAPDAVDAYFAEHEGRFDLFHPQRPFLQDPRLADPAVCPKSAGVNKLVLGRPAGNNSVWFGHHWDASPIPVPTPDAFLSLLVWLYYGPSGRCSTRTHADVTAADVSAGPLRGSLSYHPEGDTLLETLLAGLTPPPEGLRRADDPCPWELADLPDPLAPPRTPNPYPGPCTRLTGGWQHALLLVPDDTGRHVTDAYITWGHRGKLPSTNDAYVIFQISKQGNLYARPADAGRALWRDLDGLLDLPTTATGTQPRRPAVFGTGLDDLGSFKVRALGFEQDGKTKDIQFISAVTPPLLFRINDEDLATARRIGDMRTAGELYGGRLEYAVKRAWAAVVDDKPKDCAWAEHAAAAYWPKAEEIFWTRLRNQDYDRHWQSFRRVAISVFDQITRDHARGARTARAIEEARLELYGGARKAKRKDRRSTSSSSTAQQEAMTAQQTTAVHPSLERPRRFVAEVFRLCEDPGKRAALRSGLGRPLDECHRMHKVIAARVPEERETVQQAYYAIAAMIASLPPQAREAPPSDALTGRSFGQCLAEGVGRGLLRESAAEARLDQLTRQSVDDLHRRLPAAVRILADRSSAVDWAQLLLDLVWWEDDRDRIARRWLQDFYRTRFKDELKAAQEADDDEHGSQ; encoded by the coding sequence GTGGCATCGGACGTCAGTTTCGACTTGGCACTGGAGCCATGGGCGGAGGTCCGCTGGAAAGAAGCCGGACCCGACCGCCCGTCAAGGCTCGGCCTGCGGGACCTGCTCGTGCACGCCCATGAGATCGAGGCGCTGGCCATCACCCCTCCGCCCGCCCTCTCGGCGATGTACCGGCTGCTGTATGCGCTCACCGCCCGCGTCACCGGGCTGGACGAGAACCCCGACGGGGACGGGGACTGGCTGGACCGGCGCGCGGAGATCTTCGGCGAGCCCTTGGCCCCCGACGCCGTCGATGCCTACTTCGCCGAGCATGAAGGCAGGTTCGACCTGTTCCACCCGCAGCGGCCGTTCCTGCAGGACCCCAGGCTGGCCGATCCCGCGGTGTGCCCGAAGAGCGCCGGCGTGAACAAGCTGGTCCTGGGACGCCCCGCCGGCAACAACTCGGTGTGGTTCGGGCACCACTGGGACGCCTCGCCCATCCCCGTCCCCACGCCCGACGCCTTTCTGTCCCTGCTGGTCTGGCTTTACTACGGCCCGTCCGGGCGCTGCTCCACCCGCACCCACGCCGACGTCACCGCCGCCGATGTGTCCGCCGGCCCGTTGCGGGGGAGCCTGTCCTACCACCCCGAGGGCGACACCCTGCTGGAGACCCTGCTGGCCGGGCTGACCCCGCCGCCCGAAGGCCTGCGCAGAGCAGACGACCCCTGCCCCTGGGAACTCGCTGACCTGCCCGACCCGCTGGCCCCGCCGCGCACCCCCAACCCTTACCCCGGTCCCTGCACTCGCCTGACCGGCGGCTGGCAGCATGCGTTGCTCCTGGTCCCCGACGACACCGGGCGGCACGTCACCGACGCCTACATCACCTGGGGTCACCGCGGGAAGCTGCCCTCCACCAACGACGCCTATGTGATCTTCCAGATCAGCAAGCAAGGCAACCTCTACGCGCGCCCCGCCGATGCGGGACGCGCCCTCTGGCGCGACCTGGACGGCCTGCTGGATCTGCCCACCACCGCCACCGGCACCCAGCCCCGGCGCCCCGCCGTGTTCGGCACCGGCCTGGATGATCTCGGCTCGTTCAAGGTCCGCGCCCTGGGCTTCGAGCAGGACGGCAAGACCAAGGACATCCAGTTCATCTCGGCCGTCACCCCGCCGCTGCTCTTCCGCATCAACGACGAGGACCTCGCCACCGCCCGTCGCATCGGCGACATGCGGACGGCGGGGGAGCTGTACGGCGGCCGCCTCGAGTACGCCGTCAAACGCGCCTGGGCGGCCGTCGTCGATGACAAGCCCAAGGACTGCGCCTGGGCGGAGCACGCCGCCGCCGCGTACTGGCCGAAGGCGGAAGAGATCTTCTGGACGCGGCTGCGCAACCAGGACTACGACCGGCACTGGCAGTCGTTCCGCCGCGTGGCGATCTCCGTGTTCGACCAGATCACCCGGGATCACGCCCGCGGCGCCCGCACCGCCCGCGCCATCGAGGAAGCCCGGCTGGAGCTTTACGGCGGCGCCCGCAAAGCCAAGCGGAAGGACCGCCGTTCCACCTCATCGTCTTCGACCGCTCAGCAGGAAGCCATGACCGCCCAGCAGACAACCGCCGTCCATCCGTCCTTGGAGAGACCCCGCCGCTTCGTCGCCGAGGTCTTCCGCCTGTGCGAGGACCCCGGGAAACGCGCCGCCCTGCGCAGCGGCCTGGGCCGCCCCCTGGACGAGTGCCACCGCATGCACAAGGTGATCGCCGCGAGGGTGCCCGAGGAACGGGAGACCGTCCAGCAGGCCTACTACGCGATCGCCGCAATGATCGCTTCCCTGCCGCCGCAGGCCCGGGAGGCGCCGCCTTCCGACGCCCTCACCGGCCGCAGCTTCGGCCAGTGCCTCGCCGAAGGCGTGGGCCGCGGGCTCCTCCGCGAGAGCGCCGCCGAGGCCCGGCTGGACCAGCTCACCCGCCAGAGCGTGGACGACCTGCACCGCCGCCTGCCCGCGGCGGTCCGGATCCTGGCGGACCGGTCCTCCGCCGTTGACTGGGCCCAACTCCTGCTGGACCTGGTCTGGTGGGAGGACGACCGCGACCGGATCGCGCGCCGCTGGCTGCAGGACTTCTACCGCACCCGCTTCAAAGACGAACTCAAAGCCGCCCAGGAGGCGGACGACGACGAGCACGGTTCCCAATGA
- the cas7e gene encoding type I-E CRISPR-associated protein Cas7/Cse4/CasC: protein MTTIPGRFIEAHIIQAIPFANLNRDDTNAVKTVTWGGKERTRVSSQCWKRAMRLYLQTSLGQEAALRTRRLPEYLARHLEEHHGWPADLAERAGRHIVVASSVGGEAPKKKTDGEETGGTGEHWSTAAMVYIPSSAVPELAELAIQYREALENAKEPKDPAKFGRKDSVIPTGKVDEILRRRNGVINLFGRMLAQVDDAEVDGAVQVAHAFTTHATTTEIDYFSAVDDVTDIWGDTTGSAHMGQAEHSAGVLYRYIVLDLNDLHANLGGDLEATRELAAGLLKAALLSLPRAKKNSTAPHTIPHLAHLTVRTDRPVSYAGAFEKPVPADRHGGHSEPSVAALNEYAAAVQKLLGTSGCRYAAHATLSQEKIDALGERVESFDKLIEGALAGALDGREAA from the coding sequence ATGACCACGATCCCCGGACGTTTCATCGAAGCGCACATCATCCAGGCCATCCCGTTCGCCAACCTCAACCGGGACGACACCAACGCCGTCAAGACCGTCACCTGGGGCGGCAAGGAACGCACCCGGGTCAGCAGCCAGTGCTGGAAGCGGGCCATGCGCCTGTACCTGCAGACCTCCCTCGGCCAGGAGGCCGCGCTGCGCACCCGCCGGCTGCCCGAGTACCTCGCCCGCCACCTGGAGGAACACCACGGCTGGCCCGCCGACTTGGCCGAGCGCGCCGGCCGCCACATCGTGGTCGCCAGCAGCGTCGGCGGCGAGGCCCCCAAGAAGAAGACCGACGGCGAGGAGACCGGCGGCACCGGCGAGCACTGGTCCACGGCCGCGATGGTCTACATCCCCTCCTCCGCCGTCCCCGAGCTGGCCGAGCTGGCGATCCAGTACCGCGAGGCGCTGGAGAACGCCAAGGAGCCCAAGGACCCGGCCAAGTTCGGCCGCAAGGACAGCGTCATCCCCACCGGCAAGGTCGATGAGATCCTCCGCCGCCGCAACGGCGTCATCAACCTGTTCGGCCGGATGCTCGCCCAGGTCGATGACGCCGAGGTGGACGGCGCCGTCCAGGTCGCCCACGCCTTCACCACCCACGCCACCACCACCGAGATCGATTACTTCAGCGCGGTGGACGACGTCACCGACATCTGGGGCGACACCACCGGCAGCGCCCACATGGGCCAGGCCGAGCACAGCGCCGGGGTGCTCTACCGCTACATCGTCCTGGACCTGAACGACCTGCACGCCAACCTCGGGGGCGACCTTGAGGCCACCCGGGAGCTGGCGGCCGGTCTCCTCAAGGCGGCGCTGCTGTCCCTGCCCCGGGCCAAGAAGAACTCCACCGCCCCCCACACCATCCCGCACCTGGCGCACCTGACCGTCCGCACCGACCGGCCGGTCTCCTACGCGGGCGCCTTCGAGAAGCCGGTGCCCGCCGACCGGCACGGCGGGCACAGCGAACCGTCGGTCGCCGCCCTGAACGAGTACGCCGCCGCCGTCCAGAAGCTGCTGGGGACGAGCGGATGCCGGTACGCGGCCCACGCCACCCTCTCCCAGGAGAAGATCGACGCGCTGGGGGAGCGGGTCGAGTCCTTCGACAAGCTGATCGAGGGGGCGCTGGCCGGGGCCCTGGACGGGCGGGAGGCCGCGTGA
- the cas5e gene encoding type I-E CRISPR-associated protein Cas5/CasD, whose amino-acid sequence MNAPPTTGLLLHLSGPLQSWGERSRFNQRDTATAPTRSGLIGMIAAAFGRRRTEPVTDLRALRFTVRIDRPGTLLRDFHTVGGGMPRDLTVITAEGKRRAADTATVTSDRYYLQDAAFTVAVTADDPALLDRCAQALRAPRWPLYLGRRSCPPNAPLLLTVLRTDPVTALIDLPLARTAPRDRGDVLVEFRSDTPFESRAWPSAPEDEQVYTEAQDEPVSFQPHHRRFQTRPIYRRHLRLPADRCAGLGVKYLSAVIEHLQSEQPSENTPVTP is encoded by the coding sequence GTGAACGCCCCTCCCACCACGGGCCTGCTGCTGCACCTGAGCGGGCCGCTGCAGTCGTGGGGGGAACGCTCCCGCTTCAACCAGCGGGACACCGCCACCGCCCCCACCCGCTCCGGGCTCATCGGCATGATCGCCGCCGCCTTCGGGCGGCGGCGCACGGAGCCCGTCACCGACCTGCGGGCCTTGCGGTTCACCGTGCGGATCGACCGTCCCGGGACGCTGCTGCGGGACTTCCACACCGTCGGCGGCGGAATGCCCCGCGACCTCACGGTGATCACCGCCGAGGGTAAGCGGCGCGCCGCGGACACCGCCACGGTCACCTCCGACCGCTACTACCTGCAGGACGCCGCGTTCACCGTCGCCGTCACCGCCGACGACCCGGCCCTGCTGGACCGCTGCGCCCAGGCCCTCCGCGCCCCGCGCTGGCCGCTCTACCTGGGCCGCCGGTCCTGCCCGCCCAACGCCCCCCTGCTGCTGACCGTGCTGCGCACCGACCCGGTCACCGCGCTGATCGACCTCCCCCTGGCCCGGACGGCCCCACGCGACCGGGGTGACGTGCTGGTCGAGTTCCGCAGCGACACCCCCTTCGAGTCCCGCGCCTGGCCCTCCGCCCCGGAGGACGAGCAGGTCTACACCGAGGCCCAGGACGAGCCGGTCTCCTTCCAGCCCCACCACCGGCGGTTCCAGACCCGCCCCATCTACCGGCGGCACCTGCGCCTGCCTGCGGATCGGTGCGCGGGGCTGGGCGTGAAGTACCTCTCCGCGGTCATCGAGCACCTTCAGTCCGAGCAGCCCAGCGAGAACACCCCGGTGACGCCATGA
- the cas6e gene encoding type I-E CRISPR-associated protein Cas6/Cse3/CasE → MSTELWITQIIPDLRDRAARDDLGDVVRLHRRIMSLFPDGLGPEARRRAAVLFRLEERPTGTSILMQSSIEPALEKLPASYGKARCKSLAPLLNGLREGVNVHYRIVANATRKLGRNTTAGRPKQVVPLHGAEADEWWRRQADAAGLVLRSLHSRQLDTGTGRRSDNNRVTHARTQFDGTATVTDPKALIDRIHAGIGRGKAYGCGLLTIAPAL, encoded by the coding sequence ATGAGCACCGAACTGTGGATCACTCAGATCATTCCCGACCTCCGCGACCGCGCCGCCCGCGACGACCTGGGCGACGTCGTCCGCCTGCACCGGCGCATCATGAGCCTGTTCCCCGACGGCCTGGGCCCTGAGGCCCGCCGCCGGGCCGCCGTCCTGTTCCGCCTGGAGGAGCGGCCCACCGGGACCTCGATCCTGATGCAGAGCTCCATCGAGCCCGCCCTGGAGAAACTCCCCGCCTCCTACGGGAAGGCCCGCTGCAAGTCTTTGGCCCCGCTGCTGAACGGGCTGCGCGAGGGGGTGAACGTCCACTACCGGATCGTCGCCAACGCCACCCGCAAGCTCGGCAGGAACACCACCGCCGGCCGTCCCAAACAGGTCGTCCCGCTGCACGGTGCCGAGGCCGACGAATGGTGGCGGCGCCAAGCCGACGCCGCCGGGCTCGTCCTGCGCAGCCTGCACAGCAGGCAGCTCGACACCGGTACCGGCAGGCGGTCCGACAACAACCGCGTCACCCACGCCCGCACCCAGTTCGACGGCACCGCCACCGTCACCGACCCCAAGGCCCTCATCGACCGGATCCACGCCGGCATCGGCCGCGGCAAGGCCTACGGCTGCGGACTGCTCACCATCGCCCCCGCCCTATGA
- the cas1e gene encoding type I-E CRISPR-associated endonuclease Cas1e produces MSITTPRNARQRLAAPTAAMLPRIGDSLSFLYIDIARIVQDDTGVKALFQLGEEERSVALPTAALGCLLLGPGVSITSRALSTLARHGTTVVCTGAGGVRCYTAGVPDSMPARWLELQARAWADEAERAAVARRMYLQRFGETAPADATIARLRGLEGQRMKALYRLYAQQHGLRPFKRSYDPTDWDDQDPVNRALSAANTCLYGIVHAAINAIGCSPGLGFIHTGTSHSFVYDIADLYKAELTIPLAFSLHNSPDPDGQARRSFRDGLRLFRLLPRIVADIQSLLDPDDGTRREDAEEATEELVDLWDPDFGRLAGGTNYGHD; encoded by the coding sequence ATGAGCATCACCACGCCACGCAACGCCCGTCAGCGCCTGGCCGCCCCCACCGCGGCCATGCTGCCGCGCATCGGCGACTCGCTGTCGTTCCTCTACATCGACATCGCCCGCATCGTCCAAGACGACACCGGCGTCAAAGCGCTCTTCCAGCTCGGTGAGGAGGAACGCAGCGTCGCCCTGCCCACCGCCGCGCTGGGCTGCCTCCTGCTCGGACCGGGCGTCTCCATCACCAGCCGCGCCCTGTCCACACTCGCCCGGCACGGCACCACCGTCGTCTGCACCGGGGCCGGCGGGGTGCGTTGCTACACGGCCGGCGTCCCCGACTCCATGCCCGCCCGCTGGCTGGAACTCCAGGCCCGAGCCTGGGCCGACGAGGCCGAACGCGCCGCCGTGGCCCGCCGGATGTATCTGCAACGGTTCGGCGAGACGGCCCCCGCCGACGCCACCATCGCCCGGCTGCGCGGCCTGGAAGGGCAGCGGATGAAGGCGCTCTACCGCCTCTACGCCCAGCAGCACGGGCTCCGGCCCTTCAAACGCTCCTACGACCCCACCGACTGGGACGACCAGGACCCCGTCAACCGGGCCCTCTCGGCGGCCAACACCTGCCTGTACGGCATCGTCCACGCCGCCATCAACGCCATCGGCTGCTCACCGGGCCTCGGCTTCATCCACACCGGGACGTCCCACTCGTTCGTCTACGACATCGCCGACCTTTACAAGGCCGAACTGACCATCCCCCTGGCCTTCTCCCTCCACAACTCACCGGACCCCGACGGCCAGGCCCGCCGCTCCTTCCGCGACGGCCTGCGCCTCTTCCGCCTCCTCCCGCGCATCGTCGCCGACATCCAATCCCTCCTGGACCCCGACGACGGCACCCGCCGGGAGGACGCAGAAGAAGCCACCGAAGAACTCGTCGACCTTTGGGACCCCGACTTCGGCCGCCTGGCCGGCGGCACCAACTACGGACACGACTGA
- the cas2e gene encoding type I-E CRISPR-associated endoribonuclease Cas2e — MATMTVIATTAIPDHLRGALTRWMIEPAPGLYVGTLSARVRTELWTAVSASIGDGAAVLLHPDANEQGFTLHTAGRRRRTPIDFDGLTLIALNPAEPDNESVNP; from the coding sequence ATGGCCACCATGACCGTCATCGCCACCACCGCAATCCCCGACCATCTACGCGGCGCCCTCACCCGCTGGATGATCGAACCGGCCCCCGGCCTCTACGTGGGCACCCTCTCCGCCCGCGTCCGCACCGAACTATGGACCGCCGTCTCCGCCTCCATCGGCGACGGCGCCGCCGTCCTCCTCCACCCCGACGCCAACGAACAGGGCTTCACCCTCCACACCGCCGGCCGACGCCGCCGAACCCCCATCGACTTCGACGGCCTGACCCTCATCGCCCTCAACCCCGCCGAGCCGGATAACGAATCGGTAAACCCCTAG